One Magnetospirillum sp. 15-1 DNA window includes the following coding sequences:
- a CDS encoding HD domain-containing phosphohydrolase, with product MNIKISGDQARVGRQNVGVAMPTPAAHRGLAERLICLHDEIKGDNCLAGLSRIAIALYDESSDILKTFIHSSDGDNPLEHSMAKLSEMPGLKLLARMGGRRTLNDLAKVAAAGQDHAVRLLAAGYRSSYTVPIQSKGVFYGFLFLNSFEAGFFSPPVVHRLRPYAELISQIIMRELDTVRMMQAAVKVIRQVSTVRDEETGAHLARMARYTRAIALKLAPRYGMNDEYVEYLFQFAPLHDLGKISVPDHILLKPARLTPEEFDIMKGHVARGVEIVDLMVGDMGLQSLPHFHMLRNVIAYHHEAMDGSGYPYGLAGDAIPMEARIAAVADVFDALTSARPYKEPWTNEAAFDLLRSQAGSKFDPDCVTALIDSVAMIGDIQARFDETVYD from the coding sequence ATGAACATCAAGATCAGCGGCGATCAGGCAAGAGTGGGGAGGCAGAACGTCGGGGTGGCCATGCCCACGCCGGCGGCCCATCGCGGATTGGCCGAACGGCTGATCTGTCTTCATGACGAGATCAAGGGCGACAATTGCCTTGCCGGCCTGAGCCGTATCGCCATCGCGCTTTACGACGAGTCGTCGGATATCCTCAAGACCTTCATTCACTCCAGCGACGGCGACAACCCGCTGGAGCATTCCATGGCCAAGCTGTCGGAAATGCCGGGACTCAAGCTGCTGGCCCGGATGGGGGGGCGGCGCACCCTCAACGATCTGGCGAAGGTGGCGGCCGCCGGCCAGGATCACGCGGTACGGCTGCTGGCCGCCGGCTACCGCTCCAGCTACACGGTGCCCATTCAGTCCAAGGGCGTGTTCTACGGCTTCCTGTTCCTCAACTCATTCGAGGCGGGCTTCTTCTCGCCACCGGTGGTTCATCGCCTGCGCCCCTACGCCGAGCTGATCTCGCAGATCATCATGCGCGAACTGGACACGGTGCGGATGATGCAGGCGGCGGTGAAGGTGATCCGCCAGGTGTCCACCGTGCGGGACGAGGAAACCGGGGCCCATCTGGCCCGCATGGCCCGCTATACCCGGGCCATCGCCCTCAAGCTGGCGCCGCGCTACGGCATGAACGACGAATACGTTGAATATCTGTTCCAGTTCGCGCCGTTGCATGATCTCGGCAAGATTTCGGTGCCCGACCATATCCTGCTCAAGCCGGCACGCCTCACCCCCGAGGAATTCGACATCATGAAGGGCCATGTGGCCCGGGGGGTGGAGATCGTCGATCTGATGGTCGGCGATATGGGGCTGCAATCCCTGCCGCACTTCCATATGTTGCGCAACGTCATCGCCTATCACCACGAAGCCATGGACGGCAGCGGCTATCCCTATGGGCTGGCCGGCGACGCCATCCCCATGGAGGCGCGGATCGCCGCCGTTGCCGACGTATTCGACGCGCTGACGTCGGCCCGGCCGTACAAGGAGCCGTGGACCAACGAGGCGGCTTTCGATCTGCTGCGCAGCCAGGCCGGGAGCAAGTTCGATCCCGACTGCGTCACCGCTCTTATCGACAGCGTCGCCATGATCGGCGATATTCAGGCTCGCTTCGACGAGACGGTTTACGACTGA
- a CDS encoding GGDEF domain-containing protein yields the protein MDGSGQMQSDLIDAGGDGTKGWRSFAAHLFAPIKITWGQFFDLLVPLRHSPHIRRHAASVIISRIQLVAAIFAVMVPLWSIIDWFVFPWPQWALMTALRLGSGVVFLLLAWPWDITKSRLQADAMLMVMLLVPPVFYLLSIKVTEDLQVAGVALLVTKLYALMPNIVLAGLAIFPLTAFEVAIFSAPAFFFAVIGLLMGGQSLTVDIHGPMFWLMVLVMGVAMFSGMSQLHYITALVNRAMIDPLTGAYTRRSGGEALDLQFRLSAMRNTPLSIAFFDLDKFKSINDTYGHEEGDKALKALADNLRHGLRRGDVLVRWGGEEFVAILTDTAPDGARILMERLRAAGFGPRPDGTPMTASIGVAERLVDGANDWPRLIELADQRMYEAKRGGRDRAVLPEGQTLVFGDKPIF from the coding sequence GTGGACGGTTCTGGACAGATGCAATCCGATCTGATCGATGCCGGTGGCGACGGGACCAAGGGCTGGCGCTCATTCGCCGCCCACCTGTTCGCCCCCATCAAGATCACCTGGGGGCAGTTCTTCGACCTGCTGGTGCCGCTGCGCCATTCCCCCCATATCCGCCGCCATGCCGCGTCGGTGATCATCTCGCGCATCCAGTTGGTGGCCGCCATCTTCGCGGTGATGGTGCCGCTGTGGTCGATCATCGACTGGTTCGTCTTCCCCTGGCCGCAATGGGCGCTGATGACCGCGCTGCGCCTGGGCTCGGGCGTGGTCTTCCTGCTGCTGGCCTGGCCGTGGGACATCACCAAGAGCCGGCTGCAGGCCGATGCCATGCTGATGGTCATGCTGCTGGTGCCGCCGGTGTTCTACCTGCTGTCCATCAAGGTGACCGAGGACCTGCAGGTCGCCGGGGTGGCGCTGCTGGTGACCAAGCTCTATGCCCTGATGCCCAATATCGTGCTGGCCGGTCTGGCGATCTTTCCGCTGACCGCCTTCGAGGTGGCCATCTTCTCGGCCCCGGCCTTCTTCTTCGCGGTGATCGGCCTGCTGATGGGCGGCCAGAGCCTGACCGTGGACATCCACGGCCCCATGTTCTGGCTGATGGTGCTGGTGATGGGCGTGGCCATGTTCTCGGGCATGAGCCAGTTGCACTACATCACCGCCCTGGTCAACCGCGCCATGATCGACCCCCTGACCGGAGCCTATACCAGACGTTCGGGCGGCGAGGCGCTGGACCTGCAGTTCCGCCTGTCGGCCATGCGCAACACCCCGCTGTCCATCGCCTTCTTCGACCTGGATAAGTTCAAGTCCATCAATGACACCTATGGTCACGAGGAAGGCGACAAGGCGCTGAAGGCCCTGGCAGACAACCTGCGCCACGGCCTGCGGCGCGGCGACGTGCTGGTGCGCTGGGGCGGCGAGGAGTTCGTCGCCATCCTGACCGATACCGCCCCCGACGGGGCGCGCATCCTGATGGAGCGCCTGCGCGCCGCCGGTTTCGGCCCCCGGCCCGACGGCACTCCCATGACCGCCTCCATCGGCGTGGCCGAACGTCTGGTCGACGGCGCCAATGACTGGCCGCGCCTGATCGAGCTGGCCGACCAGCGCATGTACGAGGCCAAGCGTGGGGGGCGCGACCGCGCCGTGCTGCCCGAGGGCCAGACCCTGGTGTTCGGCGACAAGCCGATCTTCTGA
- the mepA gene encoding penicillin-insensitive murein endopeptidase, with protein MHLLFRLLTLSALVLGTGATAAESSRPEWSKVGDPATGPASVIGSPAAGCLKGAVSLHEDEHSFQVLRPSRNRHWGHPATIRFIGELAKAAKGEGIAGPLLIGDMAQPRGGPMPVGHGSHQNGLDVDIWFRLPAKPLSRTEIEAPKPVSMVYGTEIDEDHWTPAQARLLELAARAPQVDRIFVNPAIKKAMCRAVPANGDREWLRKLRPWWGHDEHFHVRLSCPADSPDCERQKPMPEGDGCGDELESWSTRPTWPAPTAKPHHQSRPLPEACAGLFRKG; from the coding sequence ATGCATCTCCTGTTCCGCCTGCTGACCCTGTCCGCCCTGGTGCTGGGGACGGGGGCGACAGCCGCTGAATCCAGCCGTCCGGAATGGTCCAAGGTGGGCGATCCGGCCACCGGCCCCGCCTCGGTGATCGGCTCGCCGGCCGCCGGCTGCCTCAAAGGCGCCGTATCCCTGCACGAGGACGAGCATTCCTTCCAGGTGCTGCGCCCGTCGCGCAACCGTCACTGGGGTCATCCGGCCACCATCCGCTTCATCGGCGAACTGGCCAAGGCGGCGAAAGGCGAGGGGATCGCCGGCCCGCTGCTGATCGGTGACATGGCCCAGCCCAGGGGCGGCCCCATGCCCGTCGGTCACGGCAGCCACCAGAACGGCCTGGACGTGGACATCTGGTTCCGGCTGCCCGCCAAGCCGCTCAGCCGCACCGAGATCGAAGCCCCCAAGCCGGTCTCCATGGTCTACGGCACGGAGATCGACGAGGATCACTGGACCCCGGCCCAGGCCCGTCTGCTGGAGCTGGCCGCCCGCGCGCCCCAGGTGGACCGTATCTTCGTCAACCCGGCCATCAAGAAGGCCATGTGCCGCGCAGTTCCCGCCAATGGCGACCGCGAGTGGCTGCGCAAGCTGCGGCCCTGGTGGGGCCACGACGAGCATTTCCATGTGCGGCTCTCCTGTCCCGCCGACAGCCCCGATTGCGAGCGCCAGAAACCCATGCCGGAAGGCGACGGCTGCGGCGACGAGCTGGAGTCGTGGTCGACCCGACCCACCTGGCCGGCTCCGACCGCCAAGCCCCATCACCAGTCCCGCCCATTGCCCGAAGCGTGCGCCGGATTGTTCCGGAAGGGGTAG
- a CDS encoding metallophosphoesterase: MRTIAHLSDLHFGRTDARVVTALLHDLQHQRPDLVIVSGDLTQRARSHQFAEARTFLSHCPAPALVVPGNHDLEPLYRPWNRIFRPRAKFHKNLPGHEPFPAWQDESLVAIGLDSTRSLRWKSGALKGAHLDHLEATLDGAPPEATRLVFLHHPPSTTSGGHPYEVLVEHGIDAVLTGHVHHARVELINGMHGHSLVLVQATTACSTRLREDANGYCILRFDSGHMEVAIRGWTGDVFHTIRHHWFEKRAGIWRTVPRPLHVFPA, from the coding sequence TTGAGAACCATCGCCCACCTCTCCGACCTGCATTTCGGCCGCACCGACGCGCGGGTGGTGACGGCCCTGCTTCATGACCTGCAGCACCAGCGCCCCGATCTGGTCATCGTCTCGGGCGACCTGACCCAACGGGCCCGGTCGCATCAGTTCGCCGAGGCCAGGACCTTCCTTTCCCACTGCCCCGCCCCGGCCCTGGTGGTGCCCGGCAACCATGATCTGGAGCCGCTCTACCGGCCGTGGAACCGCATTTTCCGGCCGCGCGCCAAGTTCCACAAGAACCTGCCCGGCCACGAGCCCTTTCCGGCATGGCAAGACGAGTCCCTGGTGGCCATCGGCCTGGACAGCACCCGCTCGCTGCGCTGGAAATCCGGGGCGTTGAAGGGCGCCCATCTCGACCATCTGGAAGCCACCCTGGACGGCGCCCCGCCCGAGGCGACCAGGCTGGTGTTCCTCCATCATCCACCGTCCACCACCTCGGGCGGCCATCCCTACGAAGTGCTGGTCGAGCACGGCATCGACGCGGTGCTGACCGGCCACGTCCATCATGCCCGCGTCGAGTTGATCAACGGCATGCACGGCCATTCCCTGGTGCTGGTCCAGGCCACCACCGCCTGCTCCACCCGGCTGCGCGAGGATGCCAACGGCTATTGCATCCTGCGTTTCGATTCCGGCCACATGGAGGTGGCTATCCGGGGGTGGACCGGCGATGTCTTCCACACCATCCGCCACCACTGGTTCGAAAAGCGGGCCGGCATCTGGCGCACGGTTCCCCGCCCGCTTCACGTCTTTCCGGCTTGA
- the mamU gene encoding lipid kinase MamU, whose translation MRLALVINRSAGTFRRLPLDSTVAAIVAALAEAGHVIRTEIVGRRELARTLSAMAESRDLDAVVVGGGDGTILTAILAGLGRHLPLGILPLGTLNLFARDLDLPLDPVEAARVMAGATARDIDLAEVNGLPFAIWASMGMHPWVVRRRDHMQRGGMRKGRAMLLAALRAFRRFPLIDVTLNLPEGNVTVSTPMLFITNNPWREEPLPLSREALDTGKLVIHVAACSGRLSLLWLFVEAVIGHWRASPRLRTYTAEQVRVTSRKRRMMVSLDGEVTVMNAPLVFRARPKALRVLMPTRGEPG comes from the coding sequence ATGAGACTGGCCCTCGTCATCAACCGTTCCGCCGGAACCTTCCGGCGCCTGCCGCTGGATTCCACGGTGGCGGCCATCGTCGCCGCCCTGGCCGAGGCCGGGCATGTGATCCGCACCGAAATCGTCGGCCGGCGCGAGCTGGCCCGCACCCTGTCGGCCATGGCGGAAAGCCGCGACCTGGACGCGGTGGTGGTGGGCGGCGGCGACGGCACCATCCTTACCGCCATCCTGGCGGGATTGGGGCGCCATCTGCCGCTCGGCATCCTGCCGCTCGGCACGCTCAACCTGTTCGCCCGCGATTTGGATCTGCCCCTCGACCCGGTGGAGGCCGCCCGCGTCATGGCCGGCGCCACCGCCCGCGACATCGATCTGGCCGAGGTCAACGGCCTGCCCTTCGCCATCTGGGCCTCCATGGGCATGCATCCCTGGGTGGTCAGGCGCCGCGACCACATGCAGCGGGGCGGCATGCGCAAAGGCCGCGCCATGCTGCTGGCGGCGCTCCGGGCCTTCCGCCGCTTCCCGCTGATCGACGTAACGCTGAACCTGCCCGAGGGAAACGTCACCGTCTCTACCCCCATGCTGTTCATCACCAACAACCCCTGGCGCGAGGAGCCCCTGCCCCTGTCGCGGGAAGCCTTGGACACCGGCAAGCTGGTGATCCACGTGGCCGCCTGCTCCGGCCGGCTGTCGCTGTTATGGCTGTTCGTCGAGGCGGTGATCGGCCACTGGCGGGCCAGCCCCCGCCTGCGCACCTACACCGCCGAGCAGGTGCGGGTCACCAGCCGCAAGCGCCGCATGATGGTCTCCCTTGACGGCGAGGTGACGGTGATGAACGCCCCGCTGGTGTTCCGCGCCCGGCCCAAGGCGCTGCGGGTGCTGATGCCGACACGGGGAGAGCCGGGTTGA
- a CDS encoding acyl-CoA synthetase, whose protein sequence is MSAGNPYNTHLDKNPANYVPLTPLGFLERSASVYPNRISVIHGDLRFTWKQTYERSRRLGSALAARGVGAGDTVAVMAANTPAAYEAAFGVPMTGGVLCALNIRLDAEAIAFMLGHGEAKVLLTDREFSPTIKKALSLLDKKPIVIDIDDAAVTTGEMLGEMEYEAFIAGGDPEYAWVWPSDEWDAIALNYTSGTTGNPKGVVYHHRGAYINALGNVVNWGMTGHPVYLWTLPMFHCNGWCFPWTLAALAGTNVCLRRVDGGHMFAAIEKHKVTHMCGAPIVMGMLINAPEKDRRPLPHPVEFMTAAAPPPAAVIGRLESQGFKITHVYGLTEVYGPATVCAWHEEWDQLPLDERAKMKSRQGVRYVNEEAMMVADPVSLVPVPQDGVTMGEVFYRGNVVMKGYLKNPSATDEAFSGGWFHTGDLGVWHADGYIELKDRSKDIIISGGENISTIEVEGVLYQHPSVGEAAVVARPDEKWGETPCAFIGLKDGATATAEEIMAFCRQRLAHYKCPRTVVFTTLPKTSTGKVQKYVLREMAKKLND, encoded by the coding sequence ATGTCCGCAGGCAATCCCTACAACACCCATCTCGACAAGAATCCGGCCAATTACGTGCCGCTGACGCCGCTGGGCTTTCTCGAGCGCTCCGCCTCCGTGTATCCCAATCGCATATCGGTCATTCACGGCGACCTGCGCTTTACCTGGAAGCAGACCTACGAGCGCAGCCGCCGGCTGGGTTCCGCCCTGGCGGCGCGGGGTGTGGGCGCGGGGGACACCGTGGCGGTGATGGCCGCCAATACGCCGGCCGCCTACGAGGCGGCGTTCGGCGTGCCGATGACCGGTGGTGTGCTGTGCGCGCTCAACATCCGCCTGGACGCCGAGGCCATCGCCTTCATGCTGGGCCATGGCGAGGCCAAGGTGCTGCTCACCGACCGGGAGTTCTCTCCGACCATCAAGAAGGCGCTGTCGCTGCTCGACAAGAAGCCCATCGTCATCGATATCGACGACGCGGCGGTCACCACCGGCGAAATGCTGGGCGAGATGGAATACGAGGCGTTCATCGCCGGCGGCGACCCCGAATACGCCTGGGTCTGGCCCTCGGACGAGTGGGACGCCATCGCGCTCAACTATACTTCGGGCACCACCGGTAATCCCAAGGGCGTCGTCTATCACCACCGTGGCGCCTACATCAATGCCCTGGGCAATGTCGTCAACTGGGGGATGACGGGGCATCCGGTCTATCTGTGGACCCTGCCCATGTTCCACTGCAACGGCTGGTGCTTTCCCTGGACCCTGGCCGCCTTGGCCGGCACCAATGTCTGCCTGCGCCGGGTGGATGGCGGCCACATGTTCGCCGCCATCGAGAAGCACAAGGTCACCCATATGTGCGGCGCGCCCATCGTCATGGGCATGCTGATCAACGCGCCGGAAAAGGATCGCCGGCCGCTGCCCCATCCGGTGGAGTTCATGACCGCCGCCGCCCCGCCGCCCGCCGCGGTGATCGGCCGGCTGGAATCCCAGGGCTTCAAGATCACCCACGTCTATGGCCTGACCGAGGTTTACGGCCCGGCCACCGTGTGCGCCTGGCACGAGGAATGGGACCAATTGCCGCTGGACGAGCGGGCGAAGATGAAATCGCGCCAGGGCGTGCGCTACGTCAACGAGGAGGCGATGATGGTCGCCGACCCGGTCAGCCTGGTGCCGGTGCCCCAGGACGGCGTCACTATGGGCGAGGTGTTCTATCGCGGCAACGTGGTGATGAAGGGCTACCTCAAGAATCCTTCCGCCACCGACGAGGCGTTCTCGGGCGGATGGTTCCATACCGGCGATTTGGGCGTATGGCACGCCGACGGCTATATCGAGCTGAAGGACCGCTCCAAGGACATCATCATTTCCGGCGGTGAGAACATCTCGACCATCGAGGTGGAAGGCGTGCTCTACCAGCATCCGTCGGTGGGCGAGGCCGCCGTGGTGGCCCGTCCCGACGAGAAGTGGGGCGAGACCCCCTGCGCCTTCATCGGCCTCAAGGACGGAGCCACCGCGACCGCGGAAGAGATCATGGCTTTCTGCCGCCAGCGGCTGGCCCATTACAAATGCCCGCGTACCGTGGTCTTCACCACGCTGCCCAAGACCTCCACCGGCAAGGTGCAGAAGTACGTGCTGCGGGAAATGGCCAAGAAGCTCAACGATTAA